In Heptranchias perlo isolate sHepPer1 chromosome 21, sHepPer1.hap1, whole genome shotgun sequence, the following proteins share a genomic window:
- the LOC137340250 gene encoding uncharacterized protein — MICTVSYRPPVIRPACYTTRLLYDPPVIRPACYTTRLLYDPPVIRPACYTTRLLYDPPVIRPACYTTRLLYDPPVIRPACYTTRLLYDPPVIRPACYTTRLLYDPPVIRPACYTTRLLYDPPVIRPACYTTRLLYDPPVIRPACYTTRLLYDPPVIRPACYTTRLLYDPPVIRPACYTTRLLYDPPVIRPACYTTRLLVQWNIGWGV, encoded by the coding sequence ATGATTTGCACGGTATCGTATCGCCCGCCTGTTATACGACCCGCCTGTTATACGACCCGCCTGTTATACGACCCGCCTGTTATACGACCCGCCTGTTATACGACCCGCCTGTTATACGACCCGCCTGTTATACGACCCGCCTGTTATACGACCCGCCTGTTATACGACCCGCCTGTTATACGACCCGCCTGTTATACGACCCGCCTGTTATACGACCCGCCTGTTATACGACCCGCCTGTTATACGACCCGCCTGTTATACGACCCGCCTGTTATACGACCCGCCTGTTATACGACCCGCCTGTTATACGACCCGCCTGTTATACGACCCGCCTGTTATACGACCCGCCTGTTATACGACCCGCCTGTTATACGACCCGCCTGTTATACGACCCGCCTGTTATACGACCCGCCTGTTATACGACCCGCCTGTTATACGACCCGCCTGTTATACGACCCGCCTGTTATACGACCCGCCTGTTATACGACCCGCCTGTTATACGACCCGCCTGTTATACGACCCGCCTGTTATACGACCCGCCTGTTATACGACCCGCCTGTTATACGACCCGCCTGTTATACGACCCGCCTGTTAGTCCAATggaatatcgggtggggtgtgtaa
- the cisd1 gene encoding CDGSH iron-sulfur domain-containing protein 1, whose product MGSSSAVKEWVAAISLTIGAAAVGYVAYRTLYSRDKGRKSLVNLDIQKDTPKVVHAFDIEDLGDKAVYCRCWRSKQFPMCDGSHTKHNEETGDNVGPLIIKKREA is encoded by the exons AATGGGTAGCTGCAATTTCACTGACTATTGGAGCAGCTGCTGTTGGTTATGTGGCCTACAGAACTTTATACTCGAGAGACAAAGGCCGAAAGTCACTGGTTAACCTAGACATCCAGAAGGATACCCCGAAAGTAGTGCATGCATTCGATATTGAAGACCTGGGAGACAAAGCTGTGTATTGTAGATGCTGGCGGTCTAAACAG TTCCCAATGTGTGATGGTTCTCATACCAAACACAATGAAGAAACTGGAGACAATGTAGGGCCACTGATAATCAAAAAAAGAGAAGCCTGA